A genomic region of Pseudomonas sp. RSB 5.4 contains the following coding sequences:
- a CDS encoding EAL domain-containing protein, with amino-acid sequence MPRLAPLLFLLSLMIWTATADALTLTDEERSWLAAHPDLRLGVDASWPPFEFRDDENRYQGLAADYIGVIRQRLAINLTPVEPSSWTEVLEQVKHGKIDLLPGIMSTPERQNYLSFTRPYLDFPIVILAHVGGAQPRKIEDLYGLKIAVVENYAPHELLRTHHPDLNLVAMPNVSSTLQALATGQVDAVVGDLASSVWSLRQLKLEGLYVSGETPYRYQLAMAVPRDNKMLVEILDKVLADMTPDEISSIQEHWVGNVLDHRTFWSDLLIYGLPGLSLLVIILAVVIRINRRLSSEIARRVDLEQELRSSEYHYRGLVESLSAIAWEARISDFTYSYVSPHAEDLLGYPQAHWLIPGFWRNIIHPADLTRAQAFCDDAVREGRDHTLDYRVITADGRCLWVRDIVSLIEHGHEPVMRGLMIDISETKRTEEALRLSEQKFASVFQQCPDILVIARLSDGCLLEVNEAFEEQIGLKAEEVVGQTATELNIWGIPGVGPGLLQRLQAGSIRNLEMPFRRNNGHVFTGLISAEPFDLDTTPALVVVVRDITQLKETQQQLQTSEEKFAKAFHASPDGLLLSRQSDGLLLEVNEGFSRITGFNSAMSVDRSALDLGIWVNLNERKQMLDLLHRDGFVRDFTCHIRRSDGQIRLCEVSSRPLPIGDEDCMLTIARDITERHLMQEKLQQAATVFESTAEGVLITDTQQHISAVNRAFTEITGYSESEALGHTPRLLASGLHDSAFYAAMWHQLTDEGHWQGEISNRRKNGELYPSWLTISAVRNRDKFITHFVAVFADISSLKHAQAKLDYQAHHDPLTGLPNRTLFESRLLTALNSQQENGGQGAVLFLDLDRFKHINDSLGHPVGDLLLKGIAVRLKEQLRDIDTVARLGGDEFIILLPGLQQVSDADNIAIKLLNCFGAPFQAGEHEFFISASIGTSLYPRDGCDVATLVKNADAAMYRSKAKGRNRVESYTRDLTAQASERVALEHELRRAIEREELFLYYQPKISLDDHRLVGAEALIRWRHPTFGEVPPEHFIPLAEENGMILQIGDWVLETACRQMFEWNQIYDSLGPLSVNLAGAQLRQPNLLGRIEQLLRDNRLQPDLLQLEITENFIMSQAEEALAVLHQLKHLGVQLAIDDFGTGYSSLSYLKRLPLDILKIDQSFVRGLPDDPHDAAIVRAIIALGRSMQFTVIAEGVETQAQQQFLAAEGCEQIQGYIVSLPLPPDEFAATFLRVTVSDYSDSTAAKPSL; translated from the coding sequence ATGCCCAGACTGGCGCCCTTGCTTTTCTTGCTGTCACTGATGATCTGGACCGCAACGGCTGACGCGCTGACTCTGACCGATGAAGAACGTAGCTGGCTGGCGGCTCACCCGGACTTGCGCCTGGGTGTCGATGCTTCGTGGCCGCCTTTCGAGTTCCGCGATGATGAAAACCGCTATCAGGGCCTGGCCGCCGACTATATCGGCGTGATCCGCCAGCGACTGGCGATCAATCTCACCCCCGTCGAACCCTCGAGCTGGACCGAAGTACTGGAGCAGGTCAAACACGGCAAGATCGATCTGCTGCCGGGCATCATGTCCACCCCGGAGCGGCAAAACTATCTGTCATTCACTCGCCCCTACCTCGACTTCCCCATTGTCATCCTCGCCCACGTCGGCGGCGCCCAGCCCCGCAAGATAGAGGATTTGTACGGTTTGAAGATTGCGGTCGTGGAAAACTACGCCCCCCATGAACTGCTGCGTACACATCACCCGGATCTGAATCTGGTGGCCATGCCCAATGTCAGCTCGACCTTGCAGGCATTGGCCACCGGCCAGGTCGACGCGGTTGTCGGCGATCTCGCTTCCAGTGTCTGGAGCCTGCGCCAACTCAAGCTCGAAGGCTTGTACGTCAGCGGCGAAACACCGTACCGCTACCAGTTGGCGATGGCTGTACCGCGTGACAACAAAATGCTGGTGGAGATTCTGGACAAAGTCCTCGCCGACATGACCCCGGACGAGATCAGCAGCATTCAGGAACATTGGGTCGGCAACGTCCTCGACCATCGGACATTCTGGTCGGACCTGCTGATTTATGGTCTACCCGGTCTGTCGCTGCTGGTGATCATTCTGGCGGTGGTCATTCGCATCAATCGCCGCTTGAGTTCGGAAATTGCCCGACGTGTCGACCTCGAACAGGAATTGCGCAGCAGCGAATACCACTACCGCGGGCTGGTGGAAAGCCTGTCGGCCATCGCCTGGGAAGCGCGCATAAGCGACTTCACCTACAGCTATGTGTCGCCCCATGCCGAGGATCTGCTCGGTTATCCACAGGCGCACTGGCTGATTCCGGGCTTCTGGCGCAACATCATTCACCCCGCCGACCTGACCCGCGCCCAGGCCTTCTGTGATGACGCGGTACGTGAAGGACGCGATCACACCCTCGACTATCGGGTGATCACCGCAGACGGGCGCTGTCTGTGGGTGCGCGACATTGTCAGTCTGATTGAACATGGCCATGAGCCGGTGATGCGTGGCTTGATGATCGACATCAGCGAAACCAAACGGACCGAAGAAGCGCTGCGCCTGTCGGAACAGAAGTTCGCCTCGGTGTTCCAGCAATGCCCGGACATTCTGGTGATCGCGCGGCTGTCCGATGGCTGCCTGCTGGAAGTCAACGAGGCCTTTGAAGAACAGATAGGCCTGAAAGCGGAAGAAGTCGTCGGCCAGACCGCCACTGAACTCAACATCTGGGGCATTCCCGGGGTCGGCCCGGGACTGTTGCAGCGCTTGCAGGCCGGCAGCATCCGCAACCTGGAGATGCCTTTTCGCCGCAACAATGGCCATGTGTTCACCGGCCTGATTTCCGCCGAGCCGTTCGATCTCGACACCACTCCGGCGCTGGTGGTCGTAGTGCGCGACATCACCCAGCTCAAGGAAACCCAACAGCAACTGCAAACTTCCGAAGAGAAGTTCGCCAAGGCCTTCCACGCCTCGCCGGATGGATTACTGTTGTCGCGGCAAAGCGATGGCCTGTTACTGGAGGTCAACGAGGGCTTCAGCCGCATCACCGGCTTCAACAGCGCGATGTCGGTGGATCGCTCGGCGCTGGACCTGGGGATCTGGGTCAACCTCAACGAACGCAAGCAGATGCTCGATCTGCTGCACCGCGACGGCTTCGTACGCGACTTTACCTGCCATATCCGTCGCAGCGACGGGCAGATCCGTCTGTGCGAAGTGTCCAGCCGCCCCCTGCCGATCGGCGACGAAGACTGCATGCTGACCATCGCCCGGGACATCACCGAGCGCCATCTGATGCAGGAAAAACTGCAGCAGGCCGCCACCGTATTCGAGAGCACTGCCGAAGGTGTACTGATCACTGACACTCAGCAGCACATCAGCGCGGTCAACCGCGCGTTCACCGAAATCACCGGTTATAGCGAAAGTGAAGCCCTCGGCCACACCCCGCGTCTGCTCGCCTCCGGCCTGCACGACAGCGCGTTCTACGCAGCGATGTGGCACCAGTTGACCGACGAGGGACACTGGCAGGGCGAGATTTCCAACCGGCGCAAGAACGGCGAACTGTACCCGAGCTGGCTGACCATCAGCGCCGTGCGCAACCGCGACAAGTTCATCACCCACTTCGTCGCGGTATTTGCTGACATCTCCAGCCTGAAACACGCGCAAGCCAAGCTCGACTATCAAGCGCACCATGACCCGCTCACCGGCCTGCCGAATCGCACGCTGTTCGAAAGCCGCCTGCTGACCGCGCTGAACAGTCAGCAGGAAAACGGTGGTCAGGGCGCCGTGCTGTTCCTTGATCTCGACCGTTTCAAACACATCAACGACAGCCTCGGCCACCCGGTCGGCGACCTGCTGCTCAAGGGCATTGCCGTGCGCCTGAAAGAACAACTGCGCGATATCGACACCGTCGCGCGGCTGGGGGGCGACGAGTTCATCATCCTGCTGCCGGGCCTGCAACAAGTCAGCGATGCCGACAACATCGCAATCAAACTGCTCAACTGCTTTGGCGCACCGTTTCAGGCTGGTGAGCACGAGTTTTTTATCAGCGCCAGCATCGGCACCAGCCTGTATCCACGGGACGGCTGTGATGTCGCCACCCTGGTGAAAAACGCCGACGCGGCGATGTACCGCTCCAAGGCCAAGGGCCGCAACCGCGTCGAAAGCTACACCCGTGACCTCACCGCCCAGGCCAGCGAGCGTGTGGCACTGGAACACGAACTGCGCCGGGCCATCGAGCGCGAAGAGTTGTTCCTTTACTACCAACCGAAAATCAGCCTCGACGACCATCGCCTGGTCGGTGCCGAAGCGCTGATCCGCTGGCGCCACCCGACCTTCGGCGAGGTGCCGCCGGAGCACTTCATCCCGTTGGCCGAAGAGAACGGCATGATCCTGCAGATCGGCGATTGGGTGCTCGAGACCGCCTGCCGGCAGATGTTCGAGTGGAATCAGATCTACGACAGCCTTGGCCCGCTGTCGGTCAACCTGGCCGGCGCACAACTGCGGCAGCCGAATCTGCTCGGGCGCATCGAACAACTGCTCCGGGACAACCGTCTGCAGCCGGATTTACTGCAACTGGAAATTACCGAAAACTTCATCATGAGCCAGGCCGAAGAAGCACTGGCGGTGCTGCACCAGCTCAAACATCTGGGCGTTCAACTGGCGATCGACGACTTCGGCACCGGTTATTCTTCGCTCAGTTACCTGAAACGCCTGCCGCTGGACATCCTCAAGATTGACCAGTCATTTGTCCGCGGACTGCCCGATGACCCGCACGATGCGGCGATTGTCCGCGCGATCATCGCTCTGGGCCGGAGCATGCAATTCACCGTGATTGCCGAAGGCGTGGAAACCCAGGCCCAGCAACAATTCCTCGCCGCCGAAGGCTGCGAACAGATTCAGGGCTACATCGTCAGCCTGCCACTGCCCCCGGATGAATTCGCCGCAACGTTTCTTCGTGTAACCGTATCGGATTATTCGGATAGCACAGCCGCCAAACCGTCGCTATAA
- a CDS encoding nucleotidyltransferase domain-containing protein, translating to MPVIPLSDALFTATQQKVLAMLYGKPDQSFYANEISRWAQVGKGSLMRELERMHGAGILTMSRRGNQTHYQANPECPIYTELLGIVRKTFGIAEQLRAALAPVSDQLVWAFIYGSVAKGSEHAGSDIDLMLIGENLSYSDLMERLLPVEEYLGRTINPTLFTLVDWQARRAADNSFVVRVEQQDKIDLIGRNPAEITDGQQ from the coding sequence ATGCCGGTTATACCACTCAGCGATGCACTCTTTACCGCGACCCAGCAGAAGGTGTTGGCCATGTTGTATGGCAAACCGGATCAGAGCTTCTACGCCAATGAAATATCCCGCTGGGCCCAGGTGGGCAAGGGCAGCCTGATGCGTGAACTGGAGCGTATGCACGGTGCAGGCATTCTTACCATGAGTCGCCGGGGTAACCAGACGCACTATCAAGCCAACCCCGAATGCCCCATCTATACAGAACTGCTGGGGATCGTGCGCAAGACTTTTGGTATTGCAGAGCAGTTACGTGCGGCGTTGGCTCCAGTGAGCGATCAATTGGTATGGGCATTTATCTACGGTTCCGTCGCCAAGGGTAGCGAGCATGCCGGCAGTGACATCGACCTGATGCTGATTGGCGAAAACCTCAGTTACAGCGACTTGATGGAACGACTACTTCCCGTAGAGGAATACCTTGGCCGCACCATCAACCCTACGCTCTTTACATTGGTCGACTGGCAGGCCAGGAGAGCGGCTGACAACAGCTTTGTAGTGCGAGTTGAACAACAAGACAAAATTGATTTGATTGGCCGCAACCCAGCGGAGATTACCGATGGGCAGCAATGA